A window of Ranitomeya variabilis isolate aRanVar5 chromosome 2, aRanVar5.hap1, whole genome shotgun sequence contains these coding sequences:
- the LOC143809661 gene encoding uncharacterized protein LOC143809661 encodes MKFLPSPLYKMERLMPTSPEAQKKYTTRQEYEEQPAPSMKTRITEQEARAMRAKVLCMDLDEEQGTQKEERKKKEVKITIKICARRETTTEARRSSRTEARRSSRTEARRSSRTTQCHILQYVNQYLRGKKNIIWTILLGPLSR; translated from the exons atgaagtttctgccgtcacccctctacaagatggag cgcctcatgccgaccagcccagaagcccagaagaaatatacaacaaggcaggaatatgaagagcagcctgcaccatccatgaagaccaggatcacagaacaagaagcaagggcaatgcgggctaaagtactgtgtatggacctggatgaagagcagggaacccaaaaagaagaaaggaagaaaaaagaggtcaaaatcacaattaagatctgcgccagaagagagaccacaacagaggccagaagaagcagcaggacagaggccagaagaagcagcaggacagaggccagaagaagcagcaggaccacgcagtgccacatcctccaatatgtcaaccagtatttgagaggaaagaagaacatcatctggacaatcctgctaggacctctcagccgataa